The genomic region CGCGCGAGGCGACAGGGTCCATCCAGAGTTTTTTCTTGGCTGAAGCGGCAGCCGAAGATGTTTTTTATCGGTTGCGTAACGGCATGCAGGTTGCAAGCCCGGAAGTATTGACCCTTCTAGGCGCCCGCGCGACCACCACGATCGCTGATGTGGGAAGTAATGAAAAGGAGATCATTGCAACGGGCGACACCGGAAGCAACATTCGAAAAGTGAAGGTGCGCCTCTCCGTTTCATCCGGCGCGTCTTTCAATTACGGCGTACAAGTGGGAAACGGCGGCTTCTTGATAGAAAATAACGCAAGCGTGCGCGGCAACATTTATTCAAGCGGTGCGGTGATCGGGGCGAACTCAAATATTATTCGCGGAGATGTGATCTCCGCGGGACCATTGGGGCTCATTAACAGCATACATGCCACAAGTTCCGCGTATGCCCATACGATCACGAACTCTCAAATTGATAAAGACGCGTACTACCAGTCCATTTCCGGCACCACAGTGGGTGGCGCCTCCTATCCGGGCAGTGCCGATCAGCCGATTGCCGACTTGCCAATCACCGATGATCTCATTGGATTATGGGAGGCTGCCGCGGAGGCGGGCGGCATTCAAAACCTCCCATGCCCGTATGAGATTAAAAACGACATTACCTTGGGGCCCGTAAAAATCAATTGCGACGTTAATATCACCGGAAATCCCACCATCACACTTACAGGCGTACTGTGGGTTCTTGGGAACATTAATATAGAAAATACGGCCACGGTCCGTATTTCACCTAGCCTGGGGACTGTCAGCGTGCCGGTGATTGCCGACAACCCGACGAACAGGACTACGAGTTCCAAGGTGGAACTGCAAAATTCAGCGACGTTTGTGGGAAACGGTAGTGGTTCTTACGTGATGGTAGTGTCCCAGAACAATAGTTCCGAACAGGGAGGGTCTGAAAAAGCGATCGAGCTGGAAAATAGCGCCCAAGGCGACCTACTGCTCTACGCGGCGCATGGTGAGATACACATAAAAAATAGCGCGCTCTTGAAGGAGGTAACGGGATATAAAGTCCATCTTTCTAACTTTGCGGAAGTGACCTATGAGACCGGCTTGGCTTCGCTTCTGTTTTCGGCGGGCCCCGGCGGGTCATGGACGATAGCCGACTGGAAAGAGGTGCAGTAGTTTTTGGAAAAAGCGCTCTCCTGCGCTTTTTCTTTTTCTTCCGTTTCTTTGGGAGCAATATCCCAAAACACAATAGAAATTCCTTTTGTCAATTATAACAAGAAACGCTTAAATGGTAAGATGGTAGTGATGAATAGCAAAAAAATCGTTATTGCCAACTGGAAGATGAACCCACTCTCGCTTACGGAAGCGAAGCGTATTTTTGCCGACACCAAAAAAACGGCGAATACTTTGCGCAATGTACAGAGCGTGGTGTGTCCCCCTTTCATATATTTGAATGAATTAAAAAATCTGGTTTCGGGGCATCGTTGCGCAATCGGAGCACAAGATGTTTTTTTTGAAAGAAATGGCGCGTACACGGGGGAAATATCTGCGGCGATGCTTGCCAAAGCTGGGGTAAAGTATGTCATTGTCGGACACTCGGAGAGAAGAGCGCAAGGCGAAACTGACGAAGTGGTGAACAAAAAGACGCTCGCGGCGCTCAAAGAAGGGCTCCATGTCGTGCTGTGTGTCGGAGAACGCGAACGCGATGAACATGCGCGCTATTTTGATTTTATTCGGGGAGAGCTTGAACGGGCTCTCAATGGCGTGCCGAAGAAGATGGCGGAGAAACTTATCATCGCCTACGAGCCGCTCTGGGCGATAGGCAGAGAGGCAAAGAGCGCGGATACGCCGAAAGGCACTTTTGAGACAACACTTTTTATACGGAAAATTCTCGCGGACATGTACGATAAAAAAATGGCTATGGGTATGCCGGTCCTCTACGGCGGGTCGGTGAACAAAAAAAATGCAAACGAGTTTCTTGCTCACGGAGGCGTACAGGGGCTCTTGGTGGGTCGTGCAAGTCTCGTCGGCGCGCATTTTGCCGAAATATTAAGAGAAGCCGATCGCTCATAAGCACTAGTATTATGAAAACACCTCCACACATTGTACGCGGCATACCAGAACTCCCGCACATAAAAGATATCAAGGACCTCAGAGGCAAACGCGTGCTGTTGCGTCTTGATTTAAACGTTCCGATAAAGAACGGGCGTGTTGTTGACGACTTCCGCATCATAAAATCGCTTCCCACGATCAAGTACTTAAAAAAATGCGGTGCGCGCGTCATCATCATAAGTCATATCGGAAGAGACCGTAAAGACACGCTAGAGCCGGTAGCGCGCCATCTCAGTACCTATGTAAGAGTTGGTTTCATACCCGAACAAGTAAAAGAGAAACTCCGGACCATTATTGATAACATGAAAAATGGAACAGTCATCGTGTTGGAAAACGTGCGCAGAGATCTCGGCGAAACGAAAAATAACAAGGTCTATGCGAAACATTTGGCGGAGCTTGCGGATGTATATGTCAATGACGCGTTTTCAGCGTCGCATCGCCACCACGCTTCCATTGTCGGTGTTCCCAAACTCCTTCCCTGCTATATCGGGTTTCTCTTTGAAGAAGAACTCAAGCATCTATCTGCGACATTCCGTCCATTGCGGCCGTTTGTGCTCATTGTAGGCGGTGCGAAACTTGAGACAAAAATCCCTCTTATTAAAAAGTACCTGAGTATCGCGGACACTGTGTTTGTAGGCGGTGCTCTGGCTAATGTGCTCTTTAAGGCAGAAGGACATGAGATCGGTAGATCGTTTACCGGCAATTTCAAAGGGCGAGTGAGCGCGCTCCTGCGTCATAAAAAAATTCTCATACCTTCTGACGTATTGGTAGAGAGAAATGGAAAAAGTCTGGTCAAAGAGACGGATGAAGTTCTCTCCTCCGATCTGATCGTAGACATAGGACCCAAAACACTGAGAGCGCTTGAAGAACGTATCGGAAAAGCACGATCGGTTCTTTTCAACGGCCCGCTCGGGAACTATGAAATAGGATATGACGAAGGAACGGCCCGCGTGCTCAAAACGATCGCAAAAAGCAATGCGCGATCCATACTCGGCGGAGGTGATACGGCATATATGGCGATGCGTTTGCGGCTTGAGAAAAAATTTACGTTCATCTCAACCGGCGGAGGCGCTATGATAGAATTCTTGGCAAAAGGCACATTGCCGGGAATTGAAGCACTGAAGAAAAAAAGAGACAAGCGGAAAACATAAAAGCACCACAGGAGTACTTCTTGTTTTCTAAGTCGCTGCTCTCCTAAGAAAACAATGTCGCAGGGCTAGATCTCTCTCTTTATCTTTTTCGCCACGGTGTCCATTTCGCCGTCGGTATAGAGCTCTGCTCCTCTCCACAAATGAAGACCGTCATCCTCAAAACGAGGGATG from Patescibacteria group bacterium harbors:
- the tpiA gene encoding triose-phosphate isomerase, which gives rise to MNSKKIVIANWKMNPLSLTEAKRIFADTKKTANTLRNVQSVVCPPFIYLNELKNLVSGHRCAIGAQDVFFERNGAYTGEISAAMLAKAGVKYVIVGHSERRAQGETDEVVNKKTLAALKEGLHVVLCVGERERDEHARYFDFIRGELERALNGVPKKMAEKLIIAYEPLWAIGREAKSADTPKGTFETTLFIRKILADMYDKKMAMGMPVLYGGSVNKKNANEFLAHGGVQGLLVGRASLVGAHFAEILREADRS
- a CDS encoding phosphoglycerate kinase is translated as MKTPPHIVRGIPELPHIKDIKDLRGKRVLLRLDLNVPIKNGRVVDDFRIIKSLPTIKYLKKCGARVIIISHIGRDRKDTLEPVARHLSTYVRVGFIPEQVKEKLRTIIDNMKNGTVIVLENVRRDLGETKNNKVYAKHLAELADVYVNDAFSASHRHHASIVGVPKLLPCYIGFLFEEELKHLSATFRPLRPFVLIVGGAKLETKIPLIKKYLSIADTVFVGGALANVLFKAEGHEIGRSFTGNFKGRVSALLRHKKILIPSDVLVERNGKSLVKETDEVLSSDLIVDIGPKTLRALEERIGKARSVLFNGPLGNYEIGYDEGTARVLKTIAKSNARSILGGGDTAYMAMRLRLEKKFTFISTGGGAMIEFLAKGTLPGIEALKKKRDKRKT